A DNA window from Vigna unguiculata cultivar IT97K-499-35 chromosome 10, ASM411807v1, whole genome shotgun sequence contains the following coding sequences:
- the LOC114166245 gene encoding rop guanine nucleotide exchange factor 3-like: MDNSSNFDENSDVGYQPSHSSVDQNDHSITETVGYSTFSGESFAYCRTNSEVSNFSEPIDDNSFASEHSPSLWTPVKHGASQAVLSRLGMKQQHRHSMDDKSEDLDLLESELDMMRERFSKLLLGEDMSGGGKGVSTAVTISNSITNLYATVFGQNLKLEPLKPEKKAMWKREMNCLLSVCDYIVEFAPTAQYLEDGTIVEMMTSRPRSDIYINLPALQKLDTMLIEILDSFHDTEFWYADQGSLSGNSTRSRAGSFRRIVQRKDEKWWLPVPCVHPGGLSDKSTKHLNEKRDCANQIHKAAMAINSSVLAEMDIPETYMANLPKSGRTSLGDTIYRYMYSADKFSPDYLLDCLKISSEHEALELADKVESSMFTWRRKACLSHSKTSWNKVKDLMADTDRSDKNYTLAERAETLLFCLKQRYPELSQTSLDTCKIQYNRDVGKAILESYSRVLEGLAFNIVAWIEDVLHADKSTRNQNV, from the exons ATGGACAATTCATCCAACTTTGATGAAAACTCTGATGTGGGGTACCAACCTTCACATTCTTCTGTGGACCAAAATGACCACTCAATCACTGAAACTGTTGGATACTCCACATTCAGTGGCGAATCCTTTGCGTATTGCAGGACTAACTCTGAGGTTTCTAACTTCTCTGAGCCTATTGATGACAATAGCTTTGCAAGTGAACACTCACCTTCTCTATGGACACCTGTGAAACATGGAGCAAGCCAAGCTGTTCTTTCAAGGTTAGGAATGAAGCAGCAGCACCGGCACTCAATGGATGATAAATCTGAGGACCTTGATCTCTTGGAGTCAG AGCTTGATATGATGAGGGAAAgattttcaaagcttctattggGGGAAGACATGTCTGGTGGTGGGAAAGGTGTTAGCACTGCAGTTACAATATCAAATTCAATCACCAACCTCTATG CAACTGTTTTTGGGCAAAATTTAAAGTTGGAGCCTCTTAAGCCTGAGAAGAAGGCCATGTGGAAAAGAGAAATGAATTGTCTCTTATCTGTGTGTGATTACATAGTAGAATTTGCCCCAACTGCACAATATTTAGAAGATGGTACAATTGTGGAG ATGATGACAAGTAGACCAAGGTCAGATATTTATATCAACCTCCCAGCTCTTCAAAAGCTTGACACAATGCTTATA gaaATATTGGACAGTTTCCATGATACTGAATTTTGGTATGCAGACCAAGGGAGCTTATCAGGTAACTCAACACGGTCACGTGCAGGCTCATTTCGAAGGATTGTTCAGAGAAAAGATGAGAAATGGTGGCTTCCAGTTCCTTGTGTTCACCCTGGAGGCCTCTCTGATAAGTCTACAAAACACTTGAACGAGAAAAGAGACTGTGCTAATCAGATTCATAAAGCAGCTATGGCCATAAATAGCAGTGTTCTTGCAGAGATGGACATCCCAGAAACATATATGGCAAATCTTCCCAAG AGTGGAAGAACAAGTCTGGGGGACACAATTTACCGCTATATGTATTCTGCAGACAAGTTCTCACCAGATTATCTTCTTGATTGTCTCAAAATAAGTTCTGAACATGAAGCACTTGAGCTGGCAGACAAGGTTGAGTCTTCAATGTTCACTTGGAGGAGAAAAGCTTGTCTGAGCCATTCAAAAACATCATGGAACAAAGTTAAGGATCTCATGGCTGACACTGACCGAAGTGACAAAAACTACACCTTAGCTGAGAGAGCTGAAACCTTGTTGTTCTGCTTGAAGCAAAGATATCCTGAGCTCTCTCAAACATCCTTGGACACATGCAAGATTCAATATAACAGG GATGTAGGAAAAGCAATATTAGAGAGCTACTCAAGAGTGTTAGAAGGATTAGCATTCAACATTGTAGCATGGATTGAAGATGTTCTTCATGCAGATAAATCAACGAGGAACCAAAATGTATAG